Proteins from a genomic interval of Malassezia vespertilionis chromosome 9, complete sequence:
- the RPL43 gene encoding 60S ribosomal protein L43 (COG:J; EggNog:ENOG503P404): protein MSKRTAKVGITGKYGTRYGSSLRRQIKKIEISQHSRYTCSFCGKDTVKRSAVGIWNCHSCKKVIAGGAWTMNTTAAATVRSTIRRLREISEA, encoded by the exons ATG TCTAAGCGCACCGCAAAGGTTGGTATCACAGGCAAGTACGGCACGCGCTACGGCTCGTCGCTCCGTCGCCAGATCAAGAAGATTGAAATCTCCCAACACAGTCGCTACACGTGCTCCTTCTGCGGTAAGGACACTGTGAAGCGCTCTGCTGTCGGTATTTGGAACTGCCACTCTTGCAAGAAGGTCATTGCCGGTGGTGCGTGGACCATGAACACGACTGCGGCCgcgacggtgcgcagcaccatCCGTCGTCTGCGTGAGATCAGCGAGGCGTAA
- a CDS encoding uncharacterized protein (EggNog:ENOG503PGUJ; COG:S): protein MAQRAVMTFHHILSARKITQLHAWSGELGLQGIIKVGYPGLLLLADRPERAASHVAEYVRRVKRMRWQTCELRILEDAPSVPALCALQNALAGARNSHTARRSALAHLDTLKQIAPILRDADYAGAQRMQEDVDTPRFDSWEAFYRRAMRP from the coding sequence atggcacagcgcgcggtgaTGACGTTTCATCACATCCTTTCGGCAAGAAAGATCACCCAACTGCATGCATGGTCTGGCGAGCTGGGTCTGCAAGGGATTATCAAGGTGGGCTACCCCGGCCTGCTTCTCCTTGCCGATCGGcccgagcgtgccgcgtcgCACGTCGCAGAGtacgtgcggcgcgtgaaACGGATGCGGTGGCAGACGTGCGAGCTACGCATCCTCGAAGACGCGCCGTCCGTGCCGGCACTCTGTGCACTTCAGAATGCGTTGGCCGGTGCACGCAACTCGCACaccgcgcgtcgctctgcgctcgcgcacctcgaTACCCTGAAACAAATCGCGCCTAttctgcgcgacgccgacTATGCtggggcgcagcgcatgcaggAGGACGTGGATACGCCGCGGTTCGATTCGTGGGAAGCCTTctaccgccgcgccatgcgtcCGTAA
- the emi5 gene encoding Succinate dehydrogenase assembly factor 2 mitochondrial (EggNog:ENOG503NYI5; COG:S) — translation MWLRVGLGASVRVAAPARRFAACAPLKNKRNAKDALLDPFPLPFSPDLDPARKADGVDLASASQRVEGIEVPNRVPNRTNEDRPRKLARMQYQCRKRGTLETDLILSTFAQKELASLGDDELDELDRLLDEPDWDIFYWCTERKPVPDRWESSFITEGRLGHRIRAHTRNDERTVRRFPSLSQDIQSPF, via the coding sequence ATGTGGCTCCGCGTAGGCTTGGGcgccagcgtgcgcgtcgctgcgccagcaagGCGTTTTGCGGCATGCGCACCGCTGAAGAATAAACGAAACGCAAAGGATGCACTGTTGGATCCGTTCCCGCTGCCTTTCTCGCCAGACTTGGACCCTGCACGAAAAGCCGACGGCGTGGACCTCGCCAGTGCATCCCAGCGCGTGGAAGGGATCGAAGTGCCGAACCGTGTGCCGAACCGCACTAACGAAGACCGGCCACGTAAACTTGCCCGCATGCAATACCAGTGCCGGAAACGCGGCACGCTAGAAACCGACCTGATCCTCAGTACATTTGCACAAAAGGAGCTGGCCAGCCtcggcgacgacgagctcgacgagctcgataggctgctggacgagccAGACTGGGATATTTTCTACTGGTGCACAGAAAGGAAACCCGTACCGGACCGTTGGGAAAGCTCTTTTATCACCGAAGGACGCCTGGGCCACCGCATCCGAGCGCATACGCGCAATGACGAGCGTACAGTACGACGATTTCCGAGCCTCAGTCAAGATATCCAGTCCCCATTCTAA
- the PAM18 gene encoding mitochondrial import inner membrane translocase subunit TIM14 (COG:O; EggNog:ENOG503P48T; TransMembrane:1 (o40-57i)), producing the protein MLSHAPLLRRGASTSVRNLSTSPFRPSSPQLLQATQRNELAMPVIIGCALIGAGLLAKLSMGSSSGSSGKWVKGGFQSKMDRKEAAQVLGLREASVTRNKIKDSHRRMMIANHPDRGGSPYLASKINEAKDILERNTSR; encoded by the exons ATGCTTTCGCACGCGCCACTGTTGCGCAGGGGAGCGTCGACCAGTGTGCGAAACCTGTCTACTTCGCCATTCCGTCCAAGCTCGCCGCAGCTACTGCAGGCGACGCAGCGGAATGAACTGGCAATGCCTGTTATTATCGGATGTGCTTTGATTGGAGC TGGCCTGCTCGCGAAGCTGAGTATGGGCTCCAGTTCTGGTTCGAGCGGCAAGTGGGTAAAAGGCGGGTTCCAGTCGAAAATGGACAGGAAGGAAGCTGCACAGGTCCTTGGACTTCG CGAGGCGAGCGTTACAAGGAACAAAATCAAGGACTCGCATCGTCGTATGATGATTGCGAACCACCCCGATCGCGGTGGCTCGCCCTACCTTGCGAGCA AAATCAATGAGGCGAAGGATATCTTGGAACGCAACACGTCGCGCTAG